From one Microbacterium sp. 10M-3C3 genomic stretch:
- a CDS encoding sugar ABC transporter permease, whose product MTAVPFVRPARPRRLPPDEPLIPQRGRGGSAGYWLYLLPGLVLLAVVVVIPLVWNVYLTFTEWRGIRPPEWIGLQNWIDLFQDAKFWTSFVNSIWMIVAMVIVPTVLGLLLAAVLFDLVGRKFGGRTASFLRATFYLPQILPVAVAGIVIGWILRPQDGALNSILQSVGLGFLAHNWLGSPDTALPAIMVVLIWVQIGYPVVIFMAALQRVDPELYEAAELDGANWFQRFRSITVSIIRPEVYVVTLTTTIAALKVFGPVYVLTRGGPGTSTIVPAYYAYSEFFQSQQVGYGATIATALTVVIGVIAVIFIRAQNAAERKERAGL is encoded by the coding sequence ATGACCGCAGTCCCCTTCGTCCGGCCCGCCCGGCCGCGACGGCTCCCGCCCGACGAACCGCTCATCCCGCAGCGCGGGCGCGGCGGCTCGGCCGGCTACTGGCTGTACCTGCTCCCGGGCCTCGTGCTGCTCGCGGTGGTCGTGGTGATCCCGCTCGTGTGGAACGTGTACCTCACCTTCACGGAGTGGCGCGGCATCCGCCCGCCGGAGTGGATCGGCCTGCAGAACTGGATCGATCTCTTCCAGGACGCGAAGTTCTGGACCTCGTTCGTCAACAGCATCTGGATGATCGTCGCGATGGTGATCGTGCCGACCGTCCTCGGCCTCCTCCTCGCCGCCGTGCTCTTCGACCTCGTCGGCCGCAAATTCGGCGGACGCACCGCGAGTTTCCTGCGCGCCACGTTCTACCTGCCGCAGATCCTGCCCGTCGCCGTCGCCGGCATCGTGATCGGCTGGATCCTCCGCCCCCAGGACGGCGCCCTGAACTCGATCCTCCAGAGCGTGGGTCTCGGCTTCCTCGCCCACAACTGGCTCGGCAGCCCCGACACGGCCCTCCCGGCGATCATGGTCGTCCTCATCTGGGTGCAGATCGGCTATCCGGTCGTCATCTTCATGGCCGCGCTCCAGCGCGTGGACCCCGAGCTGTACGAGGCCGCCGAGCTCGACGGCGCCAACTGGTTCCAGCGGTTCCGCTCGATCACGGTGAGCATCATCCGCCCCGAGGTCTACGTCGTGACCCTCACGACGACGATCGCGGCGCTGAAGGTCTTCGGGCCGGTGTACGTGCTGACCCGCGGCGGCCCCGGCACCTCCACGATCGTGCCCGCCTACTACGCGTACAGCGAATTCTTCCAATCGCAGCAGGTCGGGTACGGCGCGACGATCGCGACCGCGCTGACCGTCGTCATCGGCGTGATCGCCGTCATCTTCATCCGCGCGCAGAACGCGGCCGAGCGCAAGGAAAGGGCGGGACTGTGA
- a CDS encoding winged helix-turn-helix domain-containing protein has protein sequence MSTAALLDRPARIRHLRAVPDTTSAPASAPAAPAPARSLPAGTAPRGFALYVGIDEDKAAADGVSLPQLVEALRRTLAELAPSAQTHATVALAPVGAGGRDVDVVRLALHEPSAVARTKPEPEEDEDRAPGGVVVDISRKRVLLDGQSAAFTFKEFELLQYLVLREGRTIDRSELVASLWQGAGEDEAPGERTIDVHVRRLRAKLGAYEDIVRTVRGVGYRFDRHADVVIRYGHGTPSPDRF, from the coding sequence ATGTCGACCGCCGCCCTCCTCGACCGTCCCGCCCGCATCCGCCACCTCCGCGCCGTCCCCGACACCACGTCCGCTCCGGCTTCCGCTCCGGCCGCTCCCGCCCCCGCGCGCAGCCTCCCCGCCGGGACTGCTCCGCGCGGCTTCGCCCTGTACGTCGGCATCGACGAGGACAAGGCCGCCGCCGACGGCGTCTCGCTCCCCCAGCTCGTCGAGGCCCTGCGCCGCACGCTCGCCGAGCTCGCGCCCAGCGCGCAGACCCACGCGACCGTCGCGCTGGCTCCCGTCGGCGCCGGCGGCCGCGACGTCGATGTCGTGCGCCTCGCCCTCCACGAGCCCTCCGCCGTCGCGCGCACCAAGCCCGAGCCCGAGGAGGATGAGGATCGCGCTCCCGGGGGCGTCGTCGTCGACATCTCCCGTAAGCGCGTGCTGCTGGACGGCCAGTCGGCCGCCTTCACGTTCAAGGAGTTCGAGCTGCTGCAGTACCTCGTCCTGCGCGAGGGACGCACGATCGACCGCAGCGAGCTCGTCGCGTCGCTGTGGCAGGGCGCCGGCGAGGACGAGGCCCCGGGCGAGCGCACGATCGACGTTCACGTGCGCCGGCTGCGCGCGAAGCTCGGCGCGTACGAGGACATCGTGCGCACCGTCCGCGGCGTCGGCTATCGCTTCGACCGTCACGCCGACGTCGTCATCCGCTACGGCCACGGCACGCCCTCGCCCGACCGCTTCTGA
- a CDS encoding carbohydrate ABC transporter permease, translating to MAATATLTTGRPGAPATSPTPARRRRGMAHPRAIDWLVLALVAVGALLVVAPFLLILLNSFKSPADYSNGGPLALPTGLSFDGVAAFWERVDFPQKVGNSFFIAGMVAVLAVLVSMLNAFAIGIGRVRGRSWIVLLFLLANLLPQEALLYPLYYMAKAVGLYNNVWSVIIIFTVIQAAFGTYLLASVYGTFPKEVLEAAAMDGAGRWTILWRVVFPISRPTLSVLLIFFFIWTWNEFLIPLTFLVSNENQTVPVAISVLQGDRLMDVTTTSASALLGIIPTLLFFLIFQRTLTRGITAGAVK from the coding sequence ATGGCCGCCACCGCGACCCTGACCACCGGACGCCCCGGCGCGCCCGCGACGTCGCCGACCCCCGCGCGCCGCCGCCGCGGCATGGCGCACCCGCGCGCGATCGACTGGCTCGTCCTCGCGCTCGTCGCCGTCGGCGCGCTGCTCGTGGTCGCTCCCTTCCTGCTGATCCTCCTGAACTCCTTCAAGTCGCCGGCCGACTACTCCAACGGCGGGCCGCTGGCCCTGCCCACGGGGCTGTCGTTCGACGGCGTCGCGGCGTTCTGGGAGCGCGTGGACTTCCCGCAGAAGGTAGGGAACTCGTTCTTCATCGCCGGCATGGTCGCGGTGCTCGCGGTGCTCGTGTCGATGCTCAACGCGTTCGCGATCGGCATCGGCCGCGTGCGCGGCCGCTCGTGGATCGTGCTGCTGTTCCTCCTGGCGAACCTGCTGCCGCAGGAGGCTCTGCTGTACCCGCTGTACTACATGGCCAAAGCGGTCGGCCTGTACAACAACGTGTGGTCGGTAATCATCATCTTCACGGTCATCCAGGCCGCCTTCGGCACCTACCTGCTGGCGTCCGTGTACGGCACCTTTCCCAAGGAGGTGCTCGAGGCCGCGGCGATGGACGGCGCCGGCCGCTGGACGATCCTGTGGCGCGTGGTCTTCCCGATCAGCCGCCCGACACTGTCGGTGCTGCTCATCTTCTTCTTCATCTGGACGTGGAACGAGTTCCTCATTCCGCTGACCTTCCTCGTCTCGAACGAGAACCAGACCGTGCCCGTCGCGATCAGCGTGCTGCAGGGCGACCGCCTCATGGATGTGACGACCACGAGCGCCTCCGCGCTCCTGGGCATCATCCCGACCCTCCTCTTCTTCCTCATCTTCCAGCGCACCCTCACGCGCGGCATCACCGCAGGAGCAGTCAAGTAA
- a CDS encoding LacI family DNA-binding transcriptional regulator: protein MVKINEVAEAAGVSISTVSYALSGKRPVSQRTRERVERAVHELGYSPNAGARMLAGSRTHIFALTEPLRSDTHAPTHMAFVLATAIAARRHEYDVLLLTEEQAREGMSRVAATGLVDGIVVLDVAPDDDRVPLARAIATPTVFIGIPDDHEGLTCVDLDFEAAARMAVDALVDVGHRRIGLVGQTDIAYEKSNFPPRVRAAVGERAAERDVEWAFRTTGVTLTELAAARRAVRELLADGATALVLHCAADAHEAVLEEVARGGHDIPGDVSVVAVGASFDTAAQAVAVDTIPLIPQASCDLAIELAVKAVEDRRLDPAVHLIPPTYLSHGTVAPPPRR, encoded by the coding sequence ATGGTGAAGATCAACGAGGTGGCCGAGGCCGCCGGCGTCTCGATCAGCACGGTGTCCTACGCGCTCAGCGGCAAGCGGCCGGTCTCCCAGCGCACGCGCGAGCGCGTCGAGCGGGCGGTGCACGAGCTCGGCTACAGCCCGAACGCGGGGGCGCGGATGCTCGCCGGCAGCCGCACCCACATCTTCGCCCTCACCGAGCCGCTGCGCAGCGATACGCACGCCCCGACGCACATGGCCTTCGTGCTCGCGACCGCGATCGCCGCGCGGCGCCACGAGTACGACGTGCTCCTACTGACCGAGGAGCAGGCGCGCGAGGGGATGAGCCGCGTCGCCGCGACGGGCCTCGTCGACGGCATCGTCGTGCTCGACGTCGCGCCCGACGACGACCGCGTGCCGCTCGCGCGGGCGATCGCGACGCCCACGGTGTTCATCGGCATCCCCGACGACCACGAAGGCCTGACGTGCGTGGACCTCGACTTCGAGGCCGCCGCACGCATGGCGGTCGACGCACTCGTCGACGTCGGGCACCGTCGCATCGGGCTCGTCGGCCAGACCGACATCGCGTACGAGAAGTCGAACTTCCCGCCGCGCGTGCGGGCCGCCGTGGGCGAGCGCGCCGCCGAGCGCGACGTCGAGTGGGCGTTCCGCACGACCGGCGTGACGCTCACCGAGCTGGCAGCCGCGCGGCGCGCCGTGCGCGAGCTGCTCGCCGACGGTGCCACCGCGCTCGTCCTGCACTGCGCCGCCGACGCCCACGAGGCGGTGCTCGAGGAGGTCGCCCGCGGCGGGCACGACATCCCCGGTGACGTGTCGGTGGTCGCCGTCGGCGCCTCCTTCGACACCGCGGCGCAGGCGGTCGCCGTCGACACGATCCCTCTCATCCCGCAGGCCTCGTGCGACCTCGCGATCGAGCTCGCCGTGAAGGCCGTGGAGGATCGCCGGCTCGACCCGGCCGTGCATCTCATCCCGCCGACCTATCTGTCCCACGGCACGGTGGCCCCGCCGCCGCGTCGCTGA
- a CDS encoding DNA-3-methyladenine glycosylase 2 family protein: MSPIVAPPRPVETTYRPRHAVDVARAVLAQRHGANDPALTVANGVVWRASRTPDGVATLALRPTADGSVRVAAWGPGARWALGQLPRLCGADDDPTGFDASLHPLVAEAHHRHPGLRIGRTDLVFEAVASAIMEQKVTGLQAFSAWRRLLTWFGERAPGPTPRPMFAPPDIDGWRRIPSWSWHRAGLEPPQSRTIVEAARRGASLVAAAEAAVDGDARDRVFTSIRGIGVWTSAEARIRAFGDPDAVSVGDYHLAHQVGYALTGSRVDDDGMLELLEPWLGHRQRAIRYILAAGVFEPRRGPRVHPEDHRDR; encoded by the coding sequence GTGAGCCCGATCGTCGCCCCGCCGCGTCCGGTCGAGACGACGTACCGGCCGCGGCATGCCGTCGACGTCGCCCGGGCGGTGCTCGCGCAGCGGCACGGCGCCAACGACCCCGCGCTCACCGTGGCCAACGGCGTCGTGTGGCGCGCGAGCCGCACGCCCGACGGCGTCGCGACGCTCGCGCTGCGCCCCACGGCCGACGGCTCGGTCCGGGTGGCCGCGTGGGGGCCCGGCGCGCGCTGGGCGCTCGGCCAGCTGCCGCGGCTGTGCGGCGCCGACGACGACCCCACGGGCTTCGACGCGTCGCTGCATCCGCTCGTCGCCGAGGCCCACCACCGCCATCCCGGGCTGCGGATCGGACGCACCGACCTCGTCTTCGAGGCGGTCGCGAGCGCGATCATGGAGCAGAAGGTGACGGGGCTGCAGGCGTTCTCCGCGTGGCGGCGCCTGCTCACGTGGTTCGGCGAGCGCGCCCCCGGACCCACGCCGCGACCGATGTTCGCCCCGCCCGACATCGACGGCTGGCGCCGCATCCCGTCGTGGTCGTGGCATCGCGCGGGACTCGAGCCGCCGCAGTCGCGCACGATCGTCGAGGCCGCGCGACGGGGCGCGTCGCTCGTCGCGGCTGCCGAGGCCGCGGTCGACGGCGACGCGCGCGATCGCGTCTTCACGAGCATCCGCGGCATCGGCGTGTGGACGAGCGCCGAAGCGCGCATCCGCGCGTTCGGCGACCCCGACGCGGTGAGTGTCGGCGACTACCACCTCGCCCACCAGGTCGGATACGCGCTCACCGGCTCGCGGGTCGACGACGACGGCATGCTCGAGCTCCTGGAGCCGTGGCTCGGGCACCGGCAGCGCGCCATCCGGTACATCCTCGCCGCGGGCGTGTTCGAACCGCGTCGCGGTCCGCGCGTGCACCCCGAGGATCACCGCGACCGTTGA
- a CDS encoding extracellular solute-binding protein: MARNTTRNQRRIAAVVGTATVAALALAGCSGSGSSGEESGDSLTLWHYESETSAMGKAWNEAIKVFQEENPDVTVNLEEKGFEQIRSTASQVLNSDEAPDLMEYNKGNATAGLLASQGLLTDISDAVDEYGWADKLAPSLQTTAKYDEDGVMGGDAWYGVPNYGEFVTVYYNEDMFAQAGLQVPTTYDEFVDVMDAFVAKGITPLAEAGAEYPLGQLWYQLALTKADRSWIDDYQLYAGPVDWQGSEISYASETLKKYVDAGYISKDATGMKAEDAGTAFINGTYPMFVSGSWWYGRFIAEMTNAEWGIFPFPGADFSLGSSGNLWVVPENAKNKELAYKFIDITMRPEIQAIIGNNGGVPVAAEPADITDPKSQELISAFNAVTDADGLAFYPDWPTPTFYDTLNAQLQNLLNGTSPADVDSALGDEYESYVSSLR, from the coding sequence ATGGCACGCAACACCACGAGGAACCAGCGCCGCATCGCCGCGGTCGTCGGGACGGCGACGGTCGCCGCCCTGGCGCTGGCCGGATGCTCCGGCTCCGGCTCGAGCGGGGAGGAGAGCGGCGACAGCCTCACCCTGTGGCACTACGAATCCGAGACGAGCGCGATGGGCAAGGCCTGGAACGAGGCGATCAAGGTCTTCCAGGAGGAGAACCCCGACGTCACGGTGAACTTAGAAGAGAAGGGCTTCGAGCAGATTCGATCGACCGCCAGCCAGGTGCTCAACTCCGACGAGGCGCCCGACCTCATGGAGTACAACAAGGGCAACGCGACCGCGGGCCTGCTCGCGAGCCAGGGCCTGCTCACCGACATCAGCGACGCGGTCGACGAGTACGGCTGGGCCGACAAGCTCGCCCCGTCGCTGCAGACGACGGCGAAGTACGACGAGGACGGCGTCATGGGCGGCGACGCGTGGTACGGCGTCCCCAACTACGGCGAGTTCGTCACCGTCTACTACAACGAGGACATGTTCGCCCAGGCGGGACTGCAGGTCCCCACGACGTACGACGAGTTCGTGGACGTCATGGACGCGTTCGTCGCCAAGGGCATCACGCCGCTGGCGGAAGCCGGCGCCGAGTACCCGCTCGGCCAGCTGTGGTACCAGCTCGCCCTCACGAAGGCCGATCGCTCGTGGATCGACGACTACCAGCTGTACGCCGGCCCCGTCGACTGGCAGGGCAGCGAGATCAGCTACGCGAGCGAGACGCTCAAGAAGTACGTCGATGCCGGGTACATCTCGAAGGACGCCACCGGCATGAAGGCCGAGGATGCGGGCACCGCCTTCATCAACGGCACATACCCGATGTTCGTGTCGGGCAGCTGGTGGTACGGGCGATTCATCGCGGAGATGACCAACGCCGAGTGGGGCATCTTCCCCTTCCCGGGCGCCGACTTCTCCCTCGGCTCCTCGGGCAACCTGTGGGTCGTGCCGGAGAACGCGAAGAACAAGGAGCTCGCGTACAAGTTCATCGACATCACGATGCGCCCCGAGATCCAGGCGATCATCGGCAACAACGGCGGCGTGCCCGTCGCCGCCGAGCCGGCCGACATCACCGACCCGAAGAGCCAGGAGCTCATCAGCGCGTTCAACGCCGTGACCGACGCCGACGGCCTGGCCTTCTACCCGGACTGGCCGACGCCGACGTTCTACGACACCCTCAACGCCCAGCTGCAGAACCTGCTCAACGGCACGTCGCCGGCCGACGTCGACTCGGCGCTCGGCGACGAGTACGAGTCGTACGTCTCGTCCCTGCGTTGA